The following proteins come from a genomic window of Chthoniobacterales bacterium:
- a CDS encoding Ig-like domain-containing protein, giving the protein MKRSFWKIWICSLFSLGALIYWAHAKSGGAIDAPEQSQSVPTFAGNPQHTSIYQPAAQNLNRIIWSTDIDFHNSFTGAHYSPPLITAANTVLVPIKTATDGFQITAFTSSGASIYTVTTDYVLPTHGWIPTYNPVVTTGSFGTRLYYAGRGGTIYHIDNPDSAAHGPAVQEVFYTTLANYQANAAAYNAAIFVNTPITADSSGNIFFGFRVQGTAPAPISSTQSGFARIDPNGNGTYVLTGATINNSAFNRDNHNSAPALSNDETTLYVVVKQSSTGAGYLVGLNSTTLATKYQVHLRDPRDGGEAGITDDSTSSATVGPDGDVFFGLFGTPGDGSRGFLLHFTGDLATEKPPGAFGWDYTCAIVPSSMVPSYQGTSSYLIFAKYNNYAFDDGDGVNRIALLDPNDTQLDFHPSAFGLVEMREVLTVTGPTPDPGALSTQFPYAVREWCINTAAVNPATNSIFTPSEDGYIYRWDLATNSLSQGLKLTQGIGEPYVPTVIGPGGIIYTLNGGTMFALGNVNGVGVVVTSSMPDVRTVVVGQSLTFTATVTNTGTPGPTPTGSVTFQDLTYQGTTAVTTTLGTVSLSGGQAAITTSSLTAGSGFLGNHLITATYNGDANFSSGSARLVQKVHPSASATSLTSSPNPSNAGQSVTFTATVTPVPSGSTARTGMVTFQEGNTVLAQVPLNASGTCSFSTSSLSPGSHSVTATYQSDTFFALSTGSTVQQVGPGSSATPTPTATATPVPTTTPQPSTTPTPTPSGTPGPASQAVNLSTRMRVLTGNNVGIGGFIITGTGTKNVLIRAVGPSLSQFGVPDPLADPVLELHGPGAFVTVNNDNWMDDPVQRALIEATGLQPTNNVESAIYATLDPGEYTAIISGKNNTTGVGLIEVYDVAAGDPSMLGNISTRAFVSTGSDIVIAGFILGGTNTGPDRVVIRGLGPSLTGSGISDPLANPTLELRDSNGALLLANNDWQDNAGQAAELIAAGLAPTNNLESGIAATLSPGLYTALLSGVSNGTGVGVVEIYHRGQ; this is encoded by the coding sequence ATGAAACGATCTTTTTGGAAAATCTGGATTTGTTCGCTGTTCAGCCTTGGGGCGCTGATTTATTGGGCTCACGCAAAAAGCGGAGGGGCGATCGACGCGCCCGAACAGTCCCAAAGCGTTCCGACCTTCGCCGGCAACCCGCAACACACTTCAATCTACCAACCTGCGGCTCAGAATTTGAATCGCATCATTTGGTCGACGGACATCGATTTTCATAATTCCTTCACCGGCGCTCATTATTCGCCGCCCCTGATCACGGCCGCGAACACGGTGCTGGTCCCGATCAAGACGGCTACGGATGGCTTTCAGATAACTGCTTTTACGTCGAGCGGCGCCTCGATCTACACGGTCACCACCGATTACGTGTTGCCCACACACGGCTGGATCCCCACTTACAACCCGGTCGTCACCACCGGCTCGTTCGGCACGCGCCTCTACTACGCCGGTCGCGGCGGAACAATTTATCACATCGATAATCCCGATTCCGCGGCGCACGGTCCTGCCGTCCAGGAAGTTTTTTACACGACGCTGGCCAACTACCAGGCCAACGCGGCGGCCTATAATGCCGCGATCTTTGTCAATACACCCATCACGGCCGACAGCAGCGGCAACATCTTTTTCGGATTCAGAGTGCAGGGGACTGCGCCCGCGCCCATCAGCTCGACTCAAAGCGGATTTGCCCGCATCGATCCGAACGGAAACGGCACCTATGTTTTAACGGGAGCAACCATCAATAACAGCGCCTTCAACCGCGATAACCATAACTCAGCCCCTGCCCTCAGTAACGATGAAACGACTCTCTATGTGGTCGTGAAACAATCGAGCACCGGCGCCGGATATCTCGTAGGCCTGAATTCCACTACTCTCGCCACGAAGTACCAAGTGCATTTACGAGACCCTCGGGATGGTGGCGAAGCCGGAATTACCGACGACAGCACCTCCTCCGCCACCGTGGGCCCGGATGGCGACGTCTTCTTCGGGCTCTTCGGCACTCCCGGCGACGGTTCCCGGGGATTCCTACTCCATTTCACCGGCGATCTCGCGACGGAAAAGCCGCCGGGCGCATTTGGCTGGGATTATACCTGCGCCATTGTGCCTTCGAGCATGGTTCCCTCCTATCAAGGCACCTCGTCCTATCTGATTTTTGCCAAGTATAATAACTACGCTTTTGACGATGGCGACGGCGTCAACCGGATCGCGCTCCTCGATCCCAACGACACCCAGCTCGACTTTCACCCGTCCGCTTTCGGTCTGGTCGAGATGCGTGAAGTGCTCACGGTGACCGGTCCGACTCCGGATCCCGGCGCGCTTTCAACCCAGTTCCCCTATGCGGTGCGCGAGTGGTGCATCAACACCGCCGCGGTCAATCCAGCCACGAACAGCATCTTCACTCCGAGTGAAGACGGTTACATTTACCGGTGGGACCTTGCGACCAATTCACTTTCCCAAGGGCTTAAACTCACGCAGGGGATCGGAGAGCCGTACGTGCCCACGGTCATTGGTCCCGGTGGAATTATCTATACGCTCAACGGCGGCACCATGTTTGCGCTGGGCAACGTGAATGGAGTCGGCGTGGTAGTCACCTCCAGCATGCCTGATGTTCGGACCGTCGTTGTCGGGCAATCGCTCACCTTTACTGCTACCGTAACGAACACGGGGACGCCCGGACCCACTCCTACCGGAAGCGTCACTTTTCAAGACCTGACGTATCAAGGGACTACTGCGGTGACGACCACCCTCGGCACCGTTTCGCTCAGCGGAGGACAGGCGGCCATTACCACTTCCAGTCTTACTGCGGGCAGCGGGTTCCTCGGAAATCACCTGATCACCGCTACCTATAACGGAGACGCTAATTTCAGCTCAGGAAGCGCGAGGTTAGTCCAAAAGGTTCATCCCAGCGCCTCGGCTACAAGCCTGACGTCGTCGCCGAATCCATCAAACGCCGGACAGAGCGTCACATTCACGGCAACCGTGACGCCGGTTCCCTCAGGATCTACCGCCCGAACCGGCATGGTCACGTTTCAAGAGGGCAACACTGTCCTAGCCCAGGTGCCCTTGAACGCATCCGGAACCTGCTCCTTCAGCACGTCGTCTTTGAGCCCAGGCAGTCATTCGGTGACCGCCACTTACCAGTCGGACACCTTTTTCGCCTTGAGCACTGGTTCCACGGTGCAGCAAGTCGGGCCCGGCAGTTCGGCTACGCCTACACCGACCGCCACGGCAACCCCGGTTCCGACCACCACTCCGCAGCCCAGTACCACCCCGACGCCTACGCCTTCGGGAACGCCCGGTCCCGCATCCCAGGCTGTCAACCTCTCGACCCGGATGCGGGTTTTGACCGGCAACAACGTGGGCATCGGCGGATTCATCATCACCGGAACCGGGACCAAAAATGTGCTGATCCGCGCCGTCGGCCCTTCGCTCAGCCAGTTTGGTGTTCCCGATCCGCTGGCCGATCCCGTGCTCGAGCTGCATGGCCCTGGCGCTTTCGTGACGGTCAACAACGACAACTGGATGGACGACCCAGTCCAGCGGGCGCTGATCGAGGCGACCGGTCTCCAGCCGACCAACAACGTTGAGTCGGCGATCTATGCCACGCTCGATCCCGGAGAGTACACGGCGATCATCAGTGGGAAGAACAACACCACCGGCGTCGGCCTGATCGAAGTTTACGATGTTGCCGCCGGCGACCCGTCGATGCTGGGTAACATCAGCACGCGCGCGTTCGTCAGCACTGGCAGCGACATTGTGATTGCCGGATTCATTCTCGGAGGAACCAACACCGGTCCGGACAGGGTGGTGATCCGCGGCCTGGGCCCCAGCCTCACTGGATCGGGCATAAGCGATCCGCTGGCAAATCCGACTCTGGAGCTGCGGGACAGCAACGGAGCACTGCTCCTTGCGAACAACGACTGGCAGGATAATGCAGGTCAGGCTGCCGAGCTCATCGCTGCAGGTTTGGCGCCGACCAATAATCTTGAGTCGGGCATCGCCGCCACGCTCTCGCCCGGTTTGTACACCGCGCTGCTCTCCGGAGTGAGCAACGGCACAGGTGTGGGCGTCGTGGAAATTTACCACCGCGGCCAGTGA
- a CDS encoding alkaline phosphatase family protein produces MSSVQHIIWVWFENRESSAITAATAPYFASFALAHVNFTNFYGITHPSQPNYLDAYSGSAQGVTGDGYATFPAAVDNLANQLNAAGKSWRVYAQNYPGGCSDVQTFADGLTDGPGVTGTYVRKHNPAISFENVRLNPAQCANIQRLANFDPTVNVAFVVPNMINDMHDGTTAQGDAFLQAFVPLVTASPDWAHTLLIVSFDEGTTSVNGGGHIYTAAAAPWLAPATVGTTYNHFNVLRTIEEVYGLPFLGSAATATAMTELLPAATTPTPTPTATPTPTPRPSPTPTPSPGPATHLEVVAPSEVIMFNGFNFTVRALDRSNNTVTGYTGTVHFTTTSQQALLPPDGTLTNGFRTFSADLQTIGIQTITATDTVNASITGTSNDILVRSDQPPTPTATATPTSTPSATPAPSTPTPTATPTSTPTPTATPASTSTATPSSTATPTNTPAPTATPSPTPAAASRAVNLSTRMKILTGDNVGIGGFIITGTGTKHVLIRALGPSLSQFGVPDPLADPVLELHGSSGFVAIVNDNWKDDPVQSVLIEATGLQPTNDFESAIEARLDPGQYTAVASGKNNTTGVGLIEVYDLAAGDLSKLGNISTRAFVSTGNDIVIAGFILGGNNSAPDRVIVRGIGPSLVSSGVTNPLSDPTLELRDNNGSLLFANNDWQENSAQAKELINAGLAPTNNLESAIAATLPPGLYTALLAGANNGTGVGLVEVYDRGP; encoded by the coding sequence ATGAGCAGCGTTCAACATATCATTTGGGTGTGGTTTGAGAACAGAGAGTCGTCAGCCATCACTGCCGCGACTGCGCCCTATTTTGCGAGCTTCGCGCTCGCCCACGTGAACTTTACGAACTTTTACGGGATTACGCATCCTTCGCAGCCTAACTACCTGGATGCCTATTCCGGCTCGGCTCAAGGCGTGACCGGCGATGGATATGCGACCTTTCCGGCTGCGGTTGATAATCTGGCTAACCAGCTGAACGCCGCGGGAAAGTCATGGCGCGTTTATGCGCAGAACTATCCCGGTGGCTGCTCTGACGTCCAAACATTCGCGGATGGGCTCACCGATGGCCCGGGCGTTACCGGAACCTACGTCCGAAAGCACAATCCCGCGATCAGCTTTGAAAACGTCCGGCTCAATCCAGCTCAATGCGCCAATATTCAGCGGCTGGCGAATTTCGATCCGACCGTAAACGTTGCCTTCGTCGTCCCCAATATGATTAACGACATGCACGATGGCACAACGGCTCAAGGCGACGCCTTTCTTCAGGCCTTCGTGCCGTTGGTAACGGCGAGCCCGGACTGGGCGCATACGCTTCTTATCGTCTCCTTCGACGAGGGAACGACGAGCGTAAACGGCGGTGGACACATCTACACCGCCGCGGCCGCACCCTGGCTGGCTCCCGCAACGGTCGGCACAACTTACAACCATTTTAACGTCCTGCGGACAATCGAGGAAGTATATGGACTCCCGTTCCTCGGAAGCGCTGCGACCGCCACCGCCATGACCGAACTGCTGCCTGCGGCGACGACACCAACACCAACGCCGACGGCAACTCCTACACCAACACCCAGACCCAGCCCAACACCAACGCCATCACCGGGTCCGGCCACGCACTTGGAGGTCGTTGCTCCATCGGAGGTGATAATGTTCAACGGGTTTAATTTCACGGTCAGAGCCCTCGACCGATCGAACAATACCGTCACCGGCTACACTGGCACGGTCCACTTTACGACCACCAGCCAGCAGGCTCTGCTACCACCGGATGGAACCTTAACAAACGGGTTCCGCACCTTTAGCGCCGATCTTCAAACAATAGGAATCCAGACGATCACGGCCACCGACACGGTGAACGCTTCGATCACCGGTACGAGCAATGATATTCTGGTGCGATCCGATCAACCGCCGACTCCGACCGCGACGGCGACTCCAACGTCGACTCCTTCCGCGACCCCTGCACCATCCACGCCCACTCCCACGGCGACTCCGACTTCTACGCCCACTCCTACCGCGACTCCGGCCTCTACGTCCACGGCAACACCTTCCTCCACCGCGACGCCAACAAACACGCCGGCCCCTACCGCTACGCCTTCGCCTACGCCCGCCGCCGCGTCCCGGGCCGTCAACCTGTCGACCCGAATGAAGATTCTGACCGGTGACAACGTGGGTATCGGCGGATTCATCATCACCGGGACCGGGACGAAACATGTCTTGATCCGGGCCCTGGGGCCTTCGCTCAGTCAGTTTGGTGTTCCTGATCCGCTGGCTGATCCCGTTCTCGAGCTGCATGGATCCAGCGGTTTTGTCGCGATCGTTAACGACAACTGGAAAGACGACCCGGTCCAGAGCGTCCTGATCGAGGCGACCGGCCTCCAGCCAACCAACGACTTCGAGTCGGCGATCGAGGCGAGACTGGACCCCGGACAATACACCGCTGTCGCGAGTGGAAAGAACAACACGACAGGTGTCGGCTTGATCGAAGTTTACGATCTCGCTGCCGGTGACCTATCGAAACTGGGCAACATCAGCACACGAGCTTTTGTCAGTACGGGAAACGACATTGTTATCGCCGGTTTCATTCTCGGCGGGAACAACAGCGCCCCGGATCGAGTGATCGTCCGCGGAATCGGTCCGAGTCTGGTTTCCTCCGGCGTGACCAATCCGCTCTCAGATCCGACCCTGGAGCTTCGCGACAACAATGGATCGCTTCTGTTCGCCAATAATGATTGGCAGGAGAACTCCGCGCAGGCGAAGGAACTGATCAACGCGGGCCTGGCACCGACCAATAATCTCGAATCGGCTATCGCCGCGACGTTGCCGCCCGGACTCTACACCGCGCTCCTGGCGGGTGCGAACAACGGCACAGGCGTTGGCCTGGTCGAAGTTTACGATCGCGGGCCATAA